DNA sequence from the Paenibacillus physcomitrellae genome:
CCGTTTGTTTCTCCTCTTCAGTCAGTTTGGTCAGATCGAGCTCATAGCCGAAGTTGCCGGACATGGCGACATGGCCGCGAATGTCAAGCGAAGTGATCCGCTTTACCTGATGATTAGGGACGGTCGAGACATGGGAACCCATGGTGACAGCCGGATACACGAGACTGTTGCCATACTGGATCTTCAAGCGGCTGATCGCATCGGTGTTGTCGCTCATCCACGTCTGCGGCATGTAATACAGCATGCCCGGATCATAACGTCCGCCTCCGCTGGAGCAGCTTTCAAAGAGCACATCAGGGAAAGCGGTGGTGAGCTCCTCCATGACCCGGTATAAGCCCAGCATGTAGCGGTGAGCCGTCTCCCGCTGACGTTCCGGCGGAAGCCCGGCCGAGCCCACTTCGCTCATATGCCGGTTCATGTCCCATTTCACATAGCTGATCGGCGCTGAGGCCAGAATGCTGCCAACCGCCTGGATGATGTAATCGCAGACCTCCGGTCGCGCCAAATCCAGCACCAGCTGATTCCGGCTTTCAGAGCGGGCACGTCCCGGCACGTGAATACACCAGTCCGGATGGCTGCGGTACAGATCGCTGTCCGGGGACACCATTTCCGGTTCAAACCAAAGGCCGAACTGCATGCCCATATCCGTAATGCGGCGGGCCAGACCATCCAGGCCTTCGGGCAGCTTGCGCAGATCCGTCACCCAGTCGCCGAGCGAGCTGTGGTCGTCATCCCGCCGTCCGAACCAGCCGTCATCCAGCACAAACAATTCCATGCCGAGCTCGTGTCCGGCGGAAGCGATGGCGGTAATTTTGTCGGCGTCAAAATCAAAATACGTAGCTTCCCAGTTGTTGATCAGAATCGGCCGCACGGCGTCGCGGTGTTTGCCGCGGACCAGCCGACTTTGATACAGCTTGTTCAGAATACGCGACATTTCGCCAAGCCCTTCGCTGGCATAAACCATAACAACCTCAGGCGTCTGGAAGGAAGCCCCCGGCTCCAGCGCCCAGGAGAAATCAAACGGATTAATGCCGATCGATACCCGGGTTGTCTGGAACTGCTGGACTTCGGCCTGGGCAATAAAGTTGCCGCTGTAGACCAGGTTAAAGGCGTATACTTCGCCTGCATCTTCGTTGGTGTCCTTACGAAGCAAAGCGAGAAACGGGTTCTGCTGCGGGCTGCTAGCTCCGCGGCGGCTTTCGGCCGCCTGAATGCCGGACGTAAGCGGACGGCGGGCGATATTGCGTTCTTTCAAATGAGCACCGTAAAAAGT
Encoded proteins:
- a CDS encoding alpha-galactosidase, translated to MAIHFDAEQRVFHLQSANSSYVLQIVKGEFVAHLYWGKKIKAYRDSSPLAFVGRAFAPNVDPKDHDISLDTLPQEYPGFGTGDFGAPAYQIGQEDGSTVTDLRYISHKIYAGKPSLPGLPATYVESDSEADTLELLLEDQLTGLQATLLYTVYSTQGAITRSVRLENHGQQNLKLLRALSASVDFRDDEYDMLTFYGAHLKERNIARRPLTSGIQAAESRRGASSPQQNPFLALLRKDTNEDAGEVYAFNLVYSGNFIAQAEVQQFQTTRVSIGINPFDFSWALEPGASFQTPEVVMVYASEGLGEMSRILNKLYQSRLVRGKHRDAVRPILINNWEATYFDFDADKITAIASAGHELGMELFVLDDGWFGRRDDDHSSLGDWVTDLRKLPEGLDGLARRITDMGMQFGLWFEPEMVSPDSDLYRSHPDWCIHVPGRARSESRNQLVLDLARPEVCDYIIQAVGSILASAPISYVKWDMNRHMSEVGSAGLPPERQRETAHRYMLGLYRVMEELTTAFPDVLFESCSSGGGRYDPGMLYYMPQTWMSDNTDAISRLKIQYGNSLVYPAVTMGSHVSTVPNHQVKRITSLDIRGHVAMSGNFGYELDLTKLTEEEKQTVKEQIALYKEVRELIQFGTFYRILNPFEGNEAAWTFVSEQQDEAVLAFFRVLSQPNERIQILRTKGLNPNYLYRHLDTGRVYGGDELMYNGITLPRLEGDFVSLFWRFEKVGEQ